One stretch of Acidobacteriota bacterium DNA includes these proteins:
- a CDS encoding multiheme c-type cytochrome has translation MALAACGGGKDTPRAASDCVQCHRDVTPNIVTDWELSRHSTEGVDCSLCHGDKHRSADDVALVKTATPEVCATCHPIQTRQFEGGKHALAWVSMNAMPTTHWLPMAMTEGMKGCGGCHRLGLKSEEEIRELKAEGVMFGLASCDVCHTRHLFSVKEAREPQACRTCHMGIDHPQWEMYSSSKHGVRHLLKQTGTLPKEAAAPTCQTCHMPQGNHGVRTAWGFLAVRLPLPEDPQWAADRTTILQALGVLDPQGKPTARLETVKQADVARLTHEEWQAERDRMIEVCEQCHSANLVRAELKKGDEMIRETDRLLAEAIRIVGALYRDGVLRKPDHYAYNFPDLLAFHDAPSVIEQRLFKMHLEHRMRAFQGVFHNNPDYALWYGWSEMLQDLTEIKTLAAELRKSR, from the coding sequence CTGGCGCTGGCAGCCTGTGGCGGCGGAAAAGATACGCCCCGCGCCGCTTCGGATTGTGTCCAGTGCCATCGTGACGTGACGCCCAACATCGTCACCGATTGGGAATTGAGCCGGCATAGCACGGAAGGCGTGGACTGCTCCCTTTGTCATGGAGACAAGCATCGCTCCGCGGACGATGTGGCGTTGGTCAAGACGGCGACGCCCGAGGTCTGTGCAACCTGCCATCCGATCCAGACCAGGCAGTTCGAAGGCGGCAAGCACGCTCTGGCCTGGGTCAGCATGAACGCCATGCCGACGACGCATTGGCTGCCGATGGCGATGACCGAAGGCATGAAGGGCTGCGGCGGTTGCCATCGTCTGGGGCTGAAGAGCGAAGAGGAAATCCGGGAGTTGAAGGCGGAGGGGGTGATGTTCGGGCTCGCCTCCTGCGACGTCTGCCATACGCGCCACCTGTTTTCCGTCAAGGAAGCTCGCGAGCCGCAGGCATGCCGCACCTGCCACATGGGCATCGATCACCCGCAATGGGAAATGTACTCCTCATCCAAGCACGGCGTTCGGCACCTGCTCAAGCAGACCGGAACGCTGCCGAAGGAGGCCGCGGCGCCCACCTGCCAGACCTGTCACATGCCGCAGGGGAACCACGGCGTACGGACCGCCTGGGGCTTCCTGGCGGTGCGATTGCCCTTGCCGGAAGATCCGCAGTGGGCGGCGGACCGCACGACCATTCTTCAGGCGCTGGGGGTCCTGGACCCTCAGGGGAAACCGACCGCGCGTCTGGAGACCGTCAAGCAAGCGGACGTCGCCCGGCTGACCCACGAGGAGTGGCAGGCGGAGCGCGACCGCATGATCGAGGTTTGCGAGCAGTGCCACTCGGCGAACCTGGTGCGGGCGGAGCTCAAGAAGGGCGACGAGATGATCCGGGAGACCGACCGTTTGCTGGCCGAGGCGATTCGCATTGTCGGCGCACTCTATCGGGACGGGGTGTTGCGCAAGCCGGATCACTATGCCTACAACTTCCCGGACTTGCTGGCTTTCCACGATGCGCCCTCGGTGATCGAACAGCGACTCTTCAAGATGCACCTGGAACACCGGATGCGAGCATTTCAGGGTGTGTTCCACAACAATCCCGATTACGCGCTTTGGTACGGTTGGA
- a CDS encoding peptidyl-alpha-hydroxyglycine alpha-amidating lyase family protein: MKLGSGQLTFEEAEGWARLPEGWDLGEVPGIAVDSRDRVYAFCRAENPVVIFDRDGSYLDSWGKGLFVRPHMIFIGPDDSVYCVDDNGHRVHKFTTEGELLMTLAPTGGVADTGYNGTDVQSILRSGPPFNTPTDVALAPDGNLFVSDGYGNARVHKFSPDGQLLLSWGDPGDGPSQFRQPHGVYVGPEGKVYVADRQNCRIQIFSPEGEFLDQWTEVWWPNDLCQDREQNFCVAEIGGIFMYGREARLDKPAARMTVRSADGSILAEWCEEDPYGTGRYFSPHSVAVDSHGDIYVGQVTFSYTKRQAPPGSKVLRKYVRQ, encoded by the coding sequence TTGAAACTTGGATCCGGTCAGTTGACATTTGAAGAGGCGGAGGGTTGGGCCAGGCTTCCCGAAGGGTGGGACCTGGGAGAGGTCCCCGGGATTGCGGTGGACTCCCGGGACCGCGTCTACGCTTTCTGCCGCGCCGAGAATCCCGTGGTCATCTTCGACCGGGACGGCAGCTACCTGGACTCCTGGGGGAAGGGGCTCTTCGTGAGGCCCCACATGATCTTCATCGGCCCCGACGACTCCGTTTACTGCGTGGACGACAACGGGCACCGGGTTCACAAGTTCACGACGGAGGGAGAACTGCTGATGACCCTGGCGCCCACCGGCGGAGTGGCCGACACCGGCTACAACGGCACCGACGTCCAGTCCATCCTGCGTTCGGGTCCCCCTTTCAACACTCCCACCGATGTGGCCCTGGCTCCCGACGGCAACCTGTTCGTCTCCGACGGATACGGCAATGCCCGGGTTCACAAGTTCAGCCCGGATGGCCAATTGCTGCTCTCCTGGGGAGACCCCGGAGATGGACCCTCTCAGTTCAGACAGCCTCACGGCGTCTACGTGGGTCCGGAGGGAAAGGTCTATGTGGCCGACCGCCAGAACTGCCGCATCCAGATCTTCTCGCCCGAGGGAGAGTTTTTGGACCAGTGGACCGAAGTGTGGTGGCCCAACGATCTGTGCCAGGATCGGGAGCAGAACTTCTGCGTGGCCGAGATCGGCGGCATCTTCATGTACGGCCGCGAGGCCCGGCTGGACAAGCCCGCCGCACGCATGACCGTCAGGTCAGCCGACGGAAGCATCCTGGCCGAGTGGTGCGAGGAGGACCCCTACGGCACGGGACGCTATTTCTCTCCCCATTCGGTGGCGGTGGACTCCCACGGAGACATTTACGTCGGCCAGGTCACCTTTTCCTACACCAAGCGCCAGGCCCCGCCCGGCTCCAAGGTGCTGCGCAAATACGTGAGGCAGTAA